In Rodentibacter haemolyticus, the DNA window AAGGGAGGCTCTCAAGGTCATGGAGCGGGATTAGGTGCCGGTGATGGCGGTAAAGTCGGTGATCAATATGCCGGTGTGATTAAAAAAGAAATTCAACGTCGTTTCTTGAAGGATCCGAGCTTTGCCGGTAAGGTGTGTCGTATTAAAATTCAGTTAGGTCGCGATGGCACAATTCTAGGTTATCAGAAAATATCGGGACCGGAAGATATTTGTACCGCCGCATTAAGTGCGGTTGCAAGAACAAAAAAAGTTCCTGCTGCGCCCTCTGATGCTGTGTACAATAAATACAAAGCTCCGATTATTGATTTTGACATTAAATAATGGGCTTGAAATAATAAATGAGTTTACTCAAAGGGAACAAAATGAAATTAATTAAAAAGCTTGTAGGCGTGTTTGCGGTTGTATTTGCCGTCGTAAGTTATGCCGTTGCGGAAGATGAGGTTCGCATTGTGATTGATGAAGGGGTGGACGGAGCCCGTCCGATCGCAGTCGTACCTTTTGCCGGTGTGGCACCGGAGGATATGGCTAAGATCATTTCTGATGATTTACGTAATAGCGGTAAATTTAACCCTATCTCAGTAAGTCAAATGCCTCAAAGGCCAACTTCAGCCTCTGAAGTTAATCCTGAGGCTTGGACTGCATTAGGGATTGATGCCGTTGTAGTAGGGCAGATAACTGCAACCGGTAGCGGCTATAATATTTCTTACCAGCTTGTTGATACTGTTGGTGCATCAGGTTCGGCAGGGGCTGTATTGGCTCAGAATAGTTATGTGGTAACCAACAAATGGTTACGTTATGGCGCACATACTGTAAGTGATGAGGTTTTTGAAAAATTAACCGGTATTCGTGGTGCTTTCAGAACTCGTATTGCTTATGTGGTACAAAAAAACGGTGGTTCACAACCTTATGAAGTGCGTGTAGCGGATTATGACGGTTATAACCAATTTGTAGTGAATCGTAGTTCCCAACCTATTATGTCGCCGGCGTGGTCACCGGATGGTAAGCGTTTAGCTTACGTATCGTTTGAAAATAGAAAATCACAGTTAGTCGTGCAAGATTTAGGTTCCGGTGCTCGTAAAGTTGTTGCATCGTTCCCTGGTCATAACGGCGCTCCGGCTTTTTCTCCGGACGGTTCGCGTTTGGCTTTTGCTTCATCACAAGATGGAACATTAAATATTTATGTGATGGGCGCAAATGGCGGAACACCAACACAATTAACCCGAGGAGCCGGCAACAATACCGAGCCTTCATGGTCTCCTGATGGAAATTCAATCTTATTTACTTCGGATAGAAGCGGTTCACCTCAAATTTATCGTATGAGTGCCAACGGAGCTGGGGCAACCCCGATTGGTGGACGTGGTAGTGCGCAGATAAGTGCTGATGGGAAAACACTTGTTATGATTAATGGCAATAATAACGTGGTAAAACAAGATCTTTCAACTGGTGCCTCTGAAGTTTTAAGTACCTCTTTCCTCGGTGAAAGTCCGAGCATTTCTCCTAACGGTATTATGATTATTTATAGTTCTACCCAAGGTTTAGGAAAGGTGCTACAATTGGTTTCTGCAGATGGTCGTTTTAAGGCTAGTCTTCCAGGAAGTAGTGGGCAAGTTAAATTTCCGGCTTGGTCACCATACTTAACTAAGTGAAATGTAATTAGGAGAATCTAATGAACAAATTTGTTAAATCATTATTAGTTGCCGGTTCTGTGGCTGCATTGGCAGCGTGTAGCTCTTCCAGCAACGATGCAGCCGGTAACGGTGCAAATAATAACGGTCAAACTTTCGGTGGTTATTCTGTTGAAGATCTTCAACAACGTTACAATACCGTATATTTCGGTTTTGACAAATACAACATCGAAGGTGAATATGTACAAATCTTAGATGCACATGCAGCATACTTAAATGCAACACCTGCATCTAAAGTTGTTGTTGAAGGTAACACTGACGAACGTGGTACGCCGGAATACAACATCGCTTTAGGTCAACGTCGTGCTGATGCGGTTAAATCTTTCTTAGCGGGTAAAGGCGTAGAAGGTAGCAAAGTATCAACAGTTTCTTACGGTGAAGAGAAACCAGCTGTGTT includes these proteins:
- the tolB gene encoding Tol-Pal system beta propeller repeat protein TolB; this translates as MKLIKKLVGVFAVVFAVVSYAVAEDEVRIVIDEGVDGARPIAVVPFAGVAPEDMAKIISDDLRNSGKFNPISVSQMPQRPTSASEVNPEAWTALGIDAVVVGQITATGSGYNISYQLVDTVGASGSAGAVLAQNSYVVTNKWLRYGAHTVSDEVFEKLTGIRGAFRTRIAYVVQKNGGSQPYEVRVADYDGYNQFVVNRSSQPIMSPAWSPDGKRLAYVSFENRKSQLVVQDLGSGARKVVASFPGHNGAPAFSPDGSRLAFASSQDGTLNIYVMGANGGTPTQLTRGAGNNTEPSWSPDGNSILFTSDRSGSPQIYRMSANGAGATPIGGRGSAQISADGKTLVMINGNNNVVKQDLSTGASEVLSTSFLGESPSISPNGIMIIYSSTQGLGKVLQLVSADGRFKASLPGSSGQVKFPAWSPYLTK
- the pal gene encoding peptidoglycan-associated lipoprotein Pal; the protein is MNKFVKSLLVAGSVAALAACSSSSNDAAGNGANNNGQTFGGYSVEDLQQRYNTVYFGFDKYNIEGEYVQILDAHAAYLNATPASKVVVEGNTDERGTPEYNIALGQRRADAVKSFLAGKGVEGSKVSTVSYGEEKPAVLGHDEAAYSKNRRAVLAY